In one window of Episyrphus balteatus chromosome 3, idEpiBalt1.1, whole genome shotgun sequence DNA:
- the LOC129915041 gene encoding RNA pseudouridylate synthase domain-containing protein 1-like: MGTQLFNKIYILYQSKHFLVVNKPPDLLINSNDCEKNTVQTILRHQLPDLSNPKLTHEFYFAHRLDFSTSGILCIPLHKKACASLSKSFENQKCEKYYIAIVNGHVEGQAHRDINVAIGEDIRYENTSKKMCTEFESEFCKNSRKSQTRLTVLAFGMYKKQKISKVILQPITGRRHQLRLHCSSIGHPILGDFTYGSKEDQKMSRMYLHAIRIIAPNDFENLHIQTDDPFDDDKFNFQTHLTPMV, from the exons caactatttaacaaaattt ATATACTCTATCAAAGCAAACACTTTCTCGTCGTAAATAAACCGCcagatttattaattaatagcAATGATTGTGAGAAG AATACAGTTCAAACAATATTAAGACATCAACTTCCAGATTTGAGTAATCCAAAGCTAACCCACGAATTCTATTTTGCTCATCGGTTGGACTTTTCTACAAGTGGAATCTTGTGCATTCCACTGCACAAGAAAGCGTGTGCCTCGTTAAGTAAAtcatttgaaaatcaaaaatgcGAAAAGTATTACATTGCAATTGTCAATGGACACGTTGAGGGACAAGCACATAGAGATATTAATGTGGCAATAG GAGAAGATATTCGATATGAAAATACAAGCAAGAAAATGTGCACAGAATTTGAATCTGAATTTTGTAAGAATTCTCGCAAATCACAGACTCGTCTCACAGTCCTTGCATTTGGAAtgtataaaaagcaaaaaatctcCAAAGTTATTCTCCAACCTATCACTGGTCGACGCCATCAATTAAGACTGCATTGCTCTTCAATAGGACATCCAATTCTTGGTGATTTTACTTATGGTTCAAAAGAAgatcaaaaaatgtcacgaatgTATTTGCATGCAATAAG AATAATTGCtccaaatgattttgaaaatctccatatTCAAACAGATGATCCTTTCGATGATgataagtttaattttcaaacacatttaACACCAATGGTATAG
- the LOC129916521 gene encoding exonuclease 1, with protein MGITGLIPFLEKSSSKVHLKDLRGTTVAVDTYCWLHKGVFSCADKICRGEDTDMYVTYCLKYVSMLLSFDIKPILVFDGRHLPAKALTEKRRRENRDVSRKKAAELLRQGKTTEAHSQMRRCIDVTHDMALRLIKECRLRNVDCIVAPYEADAQMAFLNKLDIAQYVITEDSDLTLFGCKKIIFKLDLTGSGLLVEADKLYLSMGCRQEKYTFDKFRTMCILSGCDYLDSLPGIGLAKACKFVLMTEEDDMRRALPKIPQYLNKRSLEVNGDYVENFLKADATFKHMYVYNPLERRMQRLNDLEIFKTDERYCSNAGEPLDDGIAFQLALGNLNPFSLKVLDTWSPDHSQTFSNVKRTKHKSIWQCNFTPHSQTDKKQPVISFAIQFKKVDYSKMKKEEEPEERPEEDEIVSMYNGPQPPKKRICSDTDNCIIRPTELTPTKKTSYNPFPMVSPREKKPIFELVLKPSPRKLPPINPFKRSIFTTKTEVRSRFFASNVSLAGENNAQSETETKTNPTLPEQTSEEIIEKVTRIEEISKENNEKKVALYDYNSPSPVKNCSIKSEKSPSTFIQPIKSESATQSQIPPSFDSGISSMRTTASGSSTQISCRDIGVKRLKEEDDDNVIELSDNEEKPTPAFKKIITPKKIQPAKPRTLGLSKVKRTNSITSKVVPSNQTRLSMFGFQKKPSLK; from the exons ATGGGTATCACAGGCTTGATACCATTTCTAGAAAAATCCTCTTCCAAAGTTCATCTTAAG GATTTGCGAGGAACCACCGTAGCAGTGGACACATATTGTTGGTTGCACAAAGGCGTTTTCAGTTGTGCCGACAAAATCTGTCGAGGCGAAGACACTGACAT GTATGTCACGTATTGTTTAAAATACGTTTCCATGCTTCTATCCTTTGACATCAAACCAATTTTGGTATTTGATGGTCGTCACTTACCTGCCAAAGCTCTCACAGAAAAACGTCGACGAGAAAATCGAGATGTCTCGCGCAAAAAAGCAGCTGAGCTGCTTCGTCAAGGTAAAACTACCGAAGCGCATTCACAAATGAGACGATGCATTGATGTAACTCACGATATGGCTCTGCGTCTCATTAAAGAGTGTCGTTTGAGAAATGTCGATTGTATTGTCGCTCCCTATGAAGCTGACGCTCAAATGGCGTTCCTAAATAAGCTAGACATTGCTCAGTATGTCATCACTGAGGATTCAGATCTTACACTTTTTGGatgtaaaaaaatcattttcaaattgGATTTGACCGGTTCTGGTTTACTTGTTGAGGCTGACAAACTTTACTTATCGATGGGTTGTCGCCAGGAAAAGTACACATTCGATAAATTTCGAACGATGTGTATTCTTTCGGGTTGTGATTATCTTGATTCTTTGCCAGGAATTGGATTGGCTAAAGcttgtaaatttgttttaatgacTGAAGAGGATGATATGCGACGTGCTTTGCCCAAAATTCCACAATATCTAAACAAGCGTTCTTTAGAAGTAAATGGAGATTATGTTGAGAATTTCCTTAAAGCAGATGCAACTTTTAAGCATATGTATGTCTATAATCCGTTAGAAAGACGCATGCAAAGATTGAATGATTTAGAGATTTTCAAAACAGATGAACGTTATTGTTCAAATGCTGGTGAGCCGCTTGATGATGGTATTGCTTTTCAGTTGGCTCTTGGAAATCTTAATCCATTTTCGTTAAAAGTACTTGATACTTGGAGTCCTGATCATag tcaGACTTTTAGCAATGTTAAAAGGACGAAACATAAAAGCATTTGGCAATGTAATTTTACACCACATAGTCAGACAGATAAGAAACAACCAGTAATTTCGTTTGCGATACAATTTAAGAAAGTTGATTACTCGAAGATGAAGAAAGAAGAAGAACCAGAAGAAAG GCCCGAAGAAGATGAAATAGTTTCAATGTACAATGGACCACAGCCTCCGAAAAAGAGGATCTGCAGTGATACAGACAATTGCATCATTAGACCCACTGAACTAACGCCAACTAAAAAAACTTCTTACAATCCATTTCCAATGGTTTCGCCACGAGAAAAGAAACCTATTTTTGAATTGGTTCTAAAGCCAAGTCCACGTAAACTGCCACCAATTAATCCATTCAAACGTTCCATATTCACAACCAAAACTGAAGTTCGAAGTAGATTTTTTGCATCGAATGTTTCTCTTGCTGGTGAAAATAATGCTCAAAGTGAAACAGAGACTAAAACGAATCCAACACTACCAGAACAAACTTCTgaagaaattattgaaaaagttacTCGAATTGAAGAGATCTCAAAAGAGAACAATGAAAAGAAAGTGGCTTTATATGACTATAATTCTCCCTCACCAGTAAAGAATTGTTCTATTAAATCAGAAAAATCACCAAGTACCTTCATCCAGCCAATCAAATCGGAGAGTGCTACACAAAGCCAAATACCACCGAGTTTTGATAGTGGAATTAGTTCAATGCGTACAACAGCTTCTGGATCATCAACACAAATTAGTTGTAGAGATATTGGAGTTAAGAGATTAAAAGAAGAAGACGATGATAATGTGATAGAGTTATCGGATAATGAAGAAAAACCTAcgcctgcatttaaaaaaataataactcccaaaaaaatacaacctgcg aaaccTCGAACTCTTGGATTATCAAAAGTGAAAAGGACAAATAGCATTACAAGCAAGGTGGTGCCATCTAATCAAACTCGTTTAAGTatgtttggttttcaaaaaaa aCCATCGTTAAAATGA